The following coding sequences lie in one Chelonoidis abingdonii isolate Lonesome George chromosome 6, CheloAbing_2.0, whole genome shotgun sequence genomic window:
- the C6H18orf54 gene encoding lung adenoma susceptibility protein 2 isoform X4, with translation MACLFEKDSIYSPESTVSSLLASCSLNSSNSYSNSSIQYKDKVYNSASQALEAYIEDFDQSLMSSEVSTGKICIGQSTPKDKSAKYGSVQKYALEGFNQPGKLNSIASPFMRQTVCDPDLISLTTDDLLAFPSDGSLPFIHRIPSGSGLQSGKWIRKSLNKSAFCPYQTSSFDVEKDFDFQDNGKAVDNRNHCRDIDKEKHNVYKSHKYNSIFSKENAGDCLFQQHSESISVKNYPRWLTSHKSDLNVSGISSVPDFKYPIWLKSHNLLCDSVNQSFIQTFNMQDEFSSSQMCESMEKNHIVDKLDCSSFEQNSYLDPAGDNEVTGNCRYVTPSADFQPGNVLSRQPKQPFRDDQIELLILKAKRTLESSVENLSSALKNDCSPCTVDILEAERSWENVPVAFKPPVPVYCEEDEATLQSPKANIVNEFLEDCLNNDNQGRVATNRLLPKSSVG, from the exons ATGGCATGCCTGTTTGAAAAAGATAGTATTTACTCGCCTGAATCTACTGTGTCTTCTCTCCTAGCAAGCTGCAGCCTTAACAGTAGTAACTCCTACTCAAACAGCTCAATTCAGTACAAAGACAAGGTATACAACTCTGCATCTCAGGCTTTGGAGGCCTATATTGAAGATTTTGACCAAAGTCTTATGTCTTCAGAAGTAAGCACTGGAAAAATCTGCATAGGTCAGAGTACTCCTAAAGATAAGTCAGCAAAGTATGGGTCTGTACAAAAATACG CTTTGGAGGGCTTTAACCAGCCAGGAAAACTCAACTCCATTGCCTCACCTTTTATGAGACAAACTGTTTGTGACCCAGACTTGATTAGTCTTACCACAGATGATCTACTAGCATTTCCATCAGATGGATCACTGCCTTTTATCCATAGGATTCCTTCTGGGTCAGGGCTTCAAAGTGGCAAGTGGATTAGGAAGTCACTGAACAAATCTGCCTTCTGTCCTTATCAAACGTCTTCATTTGATGTTGAAAAAGACTTTGATTTCCAAGACAATGGCAAAGCTGTGGATAATCGAAATCATTGCAGAGACATTGACAAAGAGAAACACAATGTGTATAAATCTCACAAATATAATTCtatattttctaaagaaaatgcaGGGGATTGCCTTTTTCAACAACACTCTGAGTCCATCTCTGTCAAGAATTATCCAAGGTGGCTTACTAGCCATAAGTCTGATTTGAATGTGTCGGGGATAAGTAGTGTTCCTGATTTCAAGTACCCAATCTGGCTAAAGAGTCATAACCTTTTATGTGATTCAGTTAATCAAAGTTTTATTCAAACATTTAACATGCAAGATGAATTTTCCTCTTCACAAATGTGTGAGAGTATGGAAAAAAACCACATTGTGGATAAATTAGACTGCAGTTCTTTTGAACAAAATAGTTATCTGGATCCAGCAGGTGACAATGAAGTAACGGGAAATTGCCGCTATGTCACACCAAGTGCAGACTTCCAACCTGGCAATGTTCTCTCAAGACAGCCCAAACAGCCATTCAGAG ATGACCAGATTGAGTTGCTTATCTTGAAGGCAAAGAGAACTCTAGAGTCTTCTGTCGAGAATTTATCAAGTGCTCTGAAAAATGATTGCAGCCCTTGTACAGTAGATATACTGGAAGCAGAAAGATCCTGGGAAAATGTTCCAGTTGCTTT CAAACCTCCAGTGCCTGTATACTGTGAGGAAGATGAGGCTACTCTACAATCTCCCAAGGCTAATATTGTTAATGAATTCCTTGAAGACTGTTTAAATAATGACAATCAG